In a single window of the Thiohalobacter sp. genome:
- a CDS encoding DUF2238 domain-containing protein yields MFVALFIWSAIEPHSRAVWIAEALPLVLVFAVLAWLYRRFRFSNAALLLMSVWLCWHTIGAHYTFAEVPFDWFNELIGSERNQFDRIGHFSVGFYAFAIAEWLTRRRHCGTGLALLFALFAIMSVAAGYEIIEWWYAVAEGGDAGAAFLGSQGDEWDAQKDMLADTLGAVFSLGLFLWLRPDRTATKSVP; encoded by the coding sequence ATGTTCGTTGCCCTGTTCATCTGGTCCGCGATCGAGCCCCATTCCCGCGCCGTCTGGATCGCCGAGGCCCTGCCGCTGGTGCTGGTGTTCGCGGTGCTGGCCTGGCTGTATCGGCGTTTCCGGTTCTCGAATGCCGCCCTGCTGCTGATGTCGGTCTGGCTCTGTTGGCACACGATTGGCGCCCACTACACCTTCGCCGAGGTGCCCTTCGACTGGTTCAACGAACTGATCGGCTCCGAGCGCAACCAGTTCGATCGCATCGGGCATTTTTCGGTCGGCTTCTACGCCTTTGCCATTGCCGAGTGGCTGACCCGCCGACGGCATTGCGGTACCGGGCTGGCGCTGCTGTTTGCGCTCTTCGCCATCATGAGCGTCGCCGCCGGCTACGAGATCATCGAATGGTGGTATGCCGTCGCCGAGGGCGGCGATGCCGGCGCCGCCTTTCTGGGTTCGCAGGGCGACGAATGGGACGCGCAGAAGGACATGCTGGCCGATACCCTCGGTGCCGTCTTCTCGCTCGGCCTGTTCCTCTGGCTCCGACCCGACCGCACTGCCACCAAGAGCGTCCCGTAG